In Chelonia mydas isolate rCheMyd1 chromosome 7, rCheMyd1.pri.v2, whole genome shotgun sequence, the sequence GCTACAAAGGATGGGGAAGAAAGATAAAATGTAACAGAGGTTGATGGTCAGAACCACCAGCTGGGGAAGATGAGCAATGCTCTCTAGGGTTGCCAACGCTCCAGGATTGTcatggagtctccaggaattacagattaatcttcaattaaagattatgtcctctgatgaaacctccagggaGACATCCAACCAAAATCGGCAACCCTAGCTCTTGCCAGCAGCAGCTTGTCCATTTcctcaggaattttttttttaatgggttcaTAATCAAAGGATTTTTAACACAAACAAACCACTCAGAGCAGTGGGTTCCAAACTACCAGCCACTTTGCTAGCTTCCCAGCCAGCTGGGAGGAAAGGACATACCCTTCACCCATGGTAGCTCCCACCACAGCTACTTTCCATCTACCTTCTAAACCTACCCCCAGTTACGCATGTGACAGGCAGGACTCTGGATTACCCCTCATGCACTAGGGCTTGTGGAGGGGTAATTGTCCATGTCACAATAATCAACAATCAATTTTTCTCTTTGTTCTTTTCAAAAATTTTCTAACCCTTGAAAATATACTGAGCGAAAACAGACTTTAAAGCCTTTGCTCTTTTCTGCTGCAGGTTATTTCTCGCTGTGACATCATGCTACTGATGGAAATAAAGGACAATAGCAACAAGATATGCCCTCTTTTAATAGAAAAACTCAATGGGTAAGGCAAACTACAAATGTGTATTCACTAACACGAGTACATGCAGAAAGGCAGAAGAGCTGGCAgaaaaacataggaattgccatattggaccATGGTCcctctagtccagtctcctgtctccaacagcggCCAGCATGAGATGCTACAAATTAAGGTTCAAGAAGTGGGCAGATAGGTTTAGACCACTGAGGGCCAGATTACCCCTAATTCCTAATAGTTAGAGATGGGTTCATATGCTTTTTGTTAgcatagaccagaggtgggcaaactacggcccacgggaccatcctacccagcccttgagctcccggctggggaggctagcccctggctcctcccctactgtcccctctcccccacggcctcagcttgctgtgccgccagcgctctgggtgatggggctgtgagctcctgccaggcagcgcggcggcatggctggctccggctgggtggCGCGGCTGCCATTCCTGGTGCTCCGAGTGGCATGATAAGGGGGCggagaacaggggggttggataaggggcagggggtcctgggagcagggggcagttggatggggcagaggtttgaggggggcggtcaggggagagggggtggttggataggcgtgggagtcccagagggcctgtcagggggcaggggtgtggttagtcaggggacagtcaggggacaagaagcagggggggttggatagggggtgaggtcccggggggcggttaggggcagggagtcctgggagggggcggtcaggagacaaagagcagggggggttggatggctcaggggttctgaggggggcagtcagggggtgggaagtgggagggggaggataaagggcaggggccaggctgtttagggagtcacagccttccctacccggtcctccatacagttttggaaccacgatgtggccctcaggccagaaagtttgcccactcctggcaTAGACTATTATAACTATTGATATTCCTGGTATCCATATAAAAATTCAATCTTTCTTTGATTTTTGCTAAATTCTGGCCCTCAAAACACCctgtggtaatgagttccacagtctaattacagaACATGTGACAATGTACTTCCTTTTATCTATTTTGAATTTTTCCACCTTTCAATTTAATCGAATGTCCCCGTTTTCTTGCAttgtgagacagggagaacagacacTCATGATCTACCATCTCTAAAGCATGCATTATTTTATAGATTTCTGTTGTGGACCTTCTTTTTTTGCCTCCTTCCTAAGGTAAACAATACCCATTGTTTCAATCTATCTTCACATGATAGCTTTACAAAGCCCCTAATCATTCTCATCACCTTTGTCCAAACCCCTCTAGTTCTGCAATGTCCTTTTTGAAATGGGCTGACCGGTACTGCACACGATACTCTGACATGGGAAGGAAAGGACAGATACAAAAGTCCACGTGATCTGCTAAGCACCAGAGCACTCCATTGAAGAATCAGGTCTTTAGACTGAAATATCTCAGATTGAACTTCATGCataaaaaaatacagtagaaGAGAACTAGCCTCTTTGACTGGCTTACTGAAGAAGACTAGCAACAAAATCATTTACAAGCTAATTTTGAAAAAACGTGTCTGATTAGGGTGGGGTTCAGTAGGTCTAAAACTAATGCATCCTGGGAAATaagatgaagaagaaaaagaaagaaagacttggCTGACAGCATACAAAAAAGGGGGAATTCACTTTTAGCTAGAAATAGTCTTTGCTGGATAAAAATAATACTGAGATTAAAAACTCTATCCCTGTAAGTTTCTGCTCTAGAAAATGTAATGCATATATGGATGGACGGAAGTGAGGCACAGGAAAAGAATAGAAAGTACAGTACAGAGCATAAAGCCTGAGGTTAAAAAACGCAGCATGAGAGGTGTAGAAAAAAACAATATGTGAATAATACAAGATAATACCAAAGATAGGGGTTTTTTAGGTGACTTATCTCTGTAACCCAGCACAAGAAGTCAGTGCTCCAGACCCTCTTATATGTGTTTACTAATATAAGATTAAATAGAAATCCAGACCTTTATAGAGACAGAAATCTACTTAAAATATTCTCTTTCTAGTCAGTCCCAAGAAGAATATGACTACGTGATCAGTAAAAGGTTAGGAAGAAAGTCCTATAAGGAACAATATGCTTTTATCTATAGGTAAGTGAATTCCATACCTTATGTTTCTGTCTCCGTTTGCAAACTATTCTTATATAGTAAACAGATTACAAACTAATGCAGAACGCAGCTGCCTGCTGGCTTACCAGTGTCAGTGCCAAAAAGCCTATCACACTAGTTCTCACACTACTACACTAAATTCACATTCACTTCCAATTACAAGTCAAGATGTTGACTTTGATACAGAAAGCCCTGTACAAGGAGGgttctggctgtgcgaaaccctggccccactgaaatcagtggcaaaactcccataattttcaatggggctaggatttcctCCCACATCTCTCCTTATGTCCCGTCATGACAGCAGTGATCCATACCTGCCAACATCTTTAGACAAAAAGACTAGTAGATTTTTAATGTGAATAAATTGAGTTGGGCCTGGCCTATCTTCAAGATTTGCCCTAGTTATAGCCATCAGCGTAGCTGTACCTGTTCAACCTCAATGTAGAAAGCCAAGGTGCTATTCTGGCCAGCCTTCAGTCTCTGGAAGTGAAGGAAATGGGATGGTAACTCTGAGCTAGAAATCACGGTTGATGTTGAACTGTACTGTTATTCTACTGACATATTGAATAGGAATTTTATTAAGTCTTCACCACTGCAGTGTAATGTAGCTTTTGCTACTAGCCAAGAAATTACAAAGTGAACTGACACGACCAAACTATTAGTAAATGTGATATCTAATATTCTATTGATGGGTTAAATTACTTTGCAGATCAAATGTGGTGTCAGTGAAGGAAACCTATCAGTATCCAGATATTCAGCCTGGAGATGTAGATGCTTTTTCTAGAGAACCCTTTGTTGTCTGGTTCAAGTCTCCAAAAACTGGTGAGAAGTTGCCAAGATCTTATTGTCCTCTCTCAAAGTTTttataaaatgagaaaataatgaaTGAAGTCAAGTTTCACTACACATAGGGTATCTCAGGATTTGGGTAGCTTGCTGTAGGAGTCTGAGATAGCTAGGCTTATCCTCATATGAAGCTTGGATTTTGGTATTTAGAACCTACTTTAATTGTAAGATTGTTGGCAAGTTTGCAGACTTGGAAGGAAACTTCACTACACTGGGCCATGTCATCCCTTCCACTGGGCGACATGAAGTGGGTAAAAAGGGCAGAAATCCCAATCTGAAGGCCCTATTTCTTAGTAGGATAGAGTTCACATTGCAGGGCATAATTCCATAAGACATGGAGCACACGCCTGTCTCATGGACATTATCAGAGGCTCAACATATCTGAGGATAAGGCTCTAATTCCCCTAGCCATCAGAGGCAGAGAAGAAAAAGGTCATCAGTGATTGACTTCCTCAGAAATACAAACTggacctaggtctcccacatatTTAGGTTTCTGTTGATATGATATAAATGTGATTTGTGGTGATGATGCAACAATCAAAGTTAGTGTTGGTACTGGTTGTCCATAGGGCTCTCATTTCCTTATAGGTCCAGTAACACAAATTGACATCATATTCTAACGAGCAAAATAGATAGAAGTGGGGAACTAAGTGCAATCCTTCTATTAAAATTTGGCTAAAACCAGAAATAAGTACTTGGAGAAGAATATTGCAACCTTATGCTGTATCCTTTTCAACTGAaaggaaaacatacaaaaatgggTTTTCCATTATGTAAAACCCTAAAATGTGCAATATATGTCAGGTTAGTGATCACGGtcattttgaatgaaaatctAGCAGCTGGACTATTAAAGTTCAGAtatacaaggtgctgagcacttgtccTGATCCAGGAGAACACTTAAGCAAACTCTTAATTTCATGCATGTGAGttactccattggagtcaatgggattattctgGGTGCCTAAGTGTTCTGTTGGATCAGAGCCTGAGTGCTTAACACCTTGCAGGAACCAGACTTAATAGCTCACCTGCTGGAATTCCTATCACCGTGATCACAAATGCTGCACACAGAGCCCATTTAAGAGAGATTTTTCCataatggaaaaacattttgtaCACTTTCATGTCAGTTGAAAGGTCAGATCCGTTAGTCTGATAGACACCAGGGGCTAATGTGCTTAAGATAAGATGCTTAATGATACAGGCTATCATTCGTCCTCAGACTAACTACATTCCTCAGTATAAAAAGTTGTAcgaacaaagtatttttattaaacaccacacattttcatttcaaactgcTTTTTCTTATCTTGATTATTTTTATAAAGGttaaaaatcatttaatcttTTTCCCTGTgaatttgctttgtttaaaagTTGTTAAAGAATTCGTGATAATCCCTCAGCACACCACACCTGAAACAGCTGTGCGGGAAATTGATGAGCTTTATGATGTGTATTTAGATGTCAAACAGCGCTGGAAATCTAAGGTGAGTCATAAATAAGCTCACATATTTATACTGCTAAACATAGATTTGAGACAGAAAGGATGTAGTGACATTGAATCATTCTGGTGCCAACATTATGAGGCTCGTGATTTCAAAACTGTTGATGCAGTTGTTAAGAAACTGACACATTTTCATATAGTTCTACACTTTCTGATCAGTAAATCGGATGTCTCTGTAGAAAGCGTGCTTCTTAAAGTGTCTTCTCCCTAACCCTTGTGTTCTGCTCCTGAGAATGCACAACCGCAACCTGGTTCAAAGTCAGTCTAACCAGGCCAACCTTACCACAGGTAATTAAACAGATGGAGTTTCAAAAGTGACAATTACCTGAAAATGGTGTTGCCATACCAGGAACTTATTGACCACTATCTTACTTCGGAGACACAGAATATCCTCCAGGAAAAGCAAATGTATCAATTTCTGCTCTATGTCTGTTCTTCATCTCTCCCACCACCCTGGTACTGACATAGTAGAGAGTGATTTCCTGGTATAGTTAGAGATCCTGGTTCTGATCTctttttaaactggtgtaaatcaggaatgactTCATTGAAGTCCATAGATCTACACCATTGTAAAACCAAAGACTCTGAGATCTGAATAAGGTTCACTATACTTGACACGGAAGTTTAGCTCATTGCCTAATCTAGTGTGGTATCCTGTCCCCAGCAATGAGCCATATATAACATTtcagagaaagaaacaaatgCACAATGTACCTAAACCAATGGTCCAATGCTATACACTGGGGTGGAAAATTCCTCCCTGATCCCCAGAGACAACGAGTTGGAGTCCTCATTAGTTGACCGCATATAGCCACAAATGTTATTAATGGGCATAAAAACATCTGATACTATTTTTAATATTCATCCTCATTACCTCATTACACCACATGGCAGTGAATACTACAGCGAGAATAAAGTATGCTGTGGGATGGTGATATTTGCTCTAAACTCACTGACCTTTCATTGATGGCTCCCTTGTTCTGCTATTATGAGACAGGGTAAATAGAAAACAGAGCACTTTCCATTATATCCTTCATCATTCAGAACATCAACTAAGTCACTTTTAATACTTTCCTTACCAACAGTGGCTTTGGCAATATCTCATACCTTTAGCCATTGTTGTTGCATCTCTCTCTGATCTCCACTATGTTTTCTTTATGTGGGTGGATAGAGTACTCCGGCATCCCAAGCTTTTTAAAGGGGCAAACATCTTTAATGagctctctgctccagctctcATGTCCCTCCCTGCACTGCACCCTGTCCATTCACCCACTGAAGAATCCAGCAAGTTTAGAGCCCATCGAAAGTGTATGAGAAGTCTGGACTGAGCCTCCCTGCATCTCCCATAGCGTGCATTACTGTATctcatgcatccgacgaagtgggtattcacccacgaaagcttatgctccaatacgtctgctagtctgtaaggtgccacaggactctttgctgcttttacagatccagactaacacggctacccctctgatacttggatCTAACATTGTAACTGTGTCTAACAGTCAAATGAAACCCAGTTGCTGAAAGCGTCCTCCTAAGTTGTGTACAAGTTCTGAATctgcacagatacacacacacaggcaaacACTTACATACGTGCTTATCTTACATTTGTAAAGCTACGCACAGACATAAACATTTTGCAGGACACAGGACGCTTTTCTTTATTGCTCTTTGAAATGTCTATTTTGGAGACACAATTTAAGTGGCATCAAGAACTGAGCTCATCATATGCACAATGCAAAAGATGTGGGTTCTTAAATATTATTTGGGGCCAATTAAACAACATATAGTTTGGCTCCAACACCAAATCTAAAGAAAATAAGCATTCTGAAAAACTTTCCCAGCTTACTTTGCTGCTTTCATTTCCAGCCCTCTGCTCACCACATTACTTACAAGTGTTCTGTTCTCAGAGATGGAATATCTGCCAACGAAACTCCCAGAATAAAAATTACAGCTGCTGTTCAGAGAAAAAACTATATGTATATTTAAATCTCTGTATATCTTTGTACAGTGAAATATGGGCTCTGCAAATAggatggtggattttttttttcttttaaactatatgccaacattgaaaaaaaatcccattcctttctttctttctctctctctctctctctctctcacacacacacacacacacacacgcttactTCCTAAGTAATAACAAACAGGTATTTAAAGATTATTTATATCTAATTAGATGTCAGGCCAAATCACACCTACAGATCTGAACCTCCTACCCATGCAAATATTGGTTTGGAGCAGAGTTTGCAATTTCAGTCTTTCCATAATGGACCAGATCTGAGCAAGGAGTTTGGAATTTGAATCTAGTGTCATcggacactactgtaataaataaataatataactaGTAAATCAATGTTAAGATTACTTCtaagccaaattcatcctttaTGCAATCTGTGGACATCACTGGAGTTATAGCTGGGGTGGTATAGCCGGtctgatgacttcagtggaagcaggatcagaccctctaTATTAATCGTATCTATTTCAGtaatactcagactgaggcttacgagccgcaagtggctctttaatgtgcctCCTGTGGCTCAccgcagcacatgatattaaaacactgtgtgatttaaattattaaccagtctaagttattaaccaatcaggatgcttttactatgttattaaccaattgtatgataaaataataatacttgctcAGTCACgttgctgtgagaataattatatatttcccatcatactgtttaacTAcgaatagtactatagtaaatgaaacaatgaattcacatgactgtggctcttttgggtaatgttgatcgctagttcggctcctgaaccactgaggtgtGAGTATCGCTGGTCTATATATTTTAAGCATCCGtctctgtcttcactgcaattttaaaaatggtgtCTTTGAGGATTTATTGCTGATAATTTAACTTGTGTCTTACAATCCTGCCTTTCAGAACTTCATCTTCCTGGGGGACTTCAATGCTGGCTGTGGTTATGTTCCAAAGAAGCACTGGAAGAACATCAGGCTGAGAACTCACTCAGAGTTTGTGTGGCTAATTGGCGACAAAAATGACACAACAGTTAGGAACAGCACAAACTGTGCATACGACAGGTAACAATTGACTTGAGAAACATTCAGTGAGGATCCTCAAGGTAGAAAGCACTATGCCTGGTAAGGTATTTGCAGGATACTAGGTCACGTGAGATGGAGGGAGTACCACAGAGACATTGGGAATGGCCAGCGTTGCACTAAAGAAGCCCTGGTGTTGGTTACTCCATTATCGTATCATTATTTTGCTAAATCACTCAAGCTCTCACCACACAAcatagttacttttttttttaaatcttcaaaatCGGACACATGTCTAGGAGCATTAGCCACCTCTGAATGACTCTTTGCTTCTTTTAGAATTGTGATCCAGGGTGAAAAGCTCATCCGTGCTGTTGTCCCAAACTCAGCTGATATCattgattttcaaaaggcctTTGGAATGACTGAAGAGCAGGTATGGCTTCCTTTTTGGTTTTTCATTACAGGACCATATGCAGTGCTTAAATAATGAATTTGCCAAATAAAGAATATTCTGATTTTGGAAGGTGCATGTTGAATAAATTGCCTTCTAATCCACAGAGGCAATGTGCTACATCTCTGTAAGCCAATCTAGCAGCTGGCTCCAAGAGAGGACTCTCAGCTTCCGTAGTTGTCTGGTTAAATGTACCCGCTAAAAGCACAGTGGGTTAGCATATCGCAATAGAGTGGGAAAGGTCTTTTTGGAATGGTGAGGCATAATGGCAGAGCTCCTGTAAGACAACTCACTGCCTACTGGTACTCTGTCTTGAAGAGAAAACAGTAATGTTTTGATGTTCAGCAAACAGACACAATAAAGCAACCAACTATGGCCCTATTTATAAAAACAGTCTTAGCTTCATTTCCAGGTATAAAACCTTTACTTTCACAGGAATCACTtcacctaccactgaaatgcagccacccctaGAATAGAATATGGCAGATAGCTAACAATGCATAGCAGCACTGCACAACAGCACAGGAATAGGACACGACGGGAAGAATACTCGTATCCAACTAGAGCTGTGTTTTGTGCTACCCACtgtgaatatattttttttcaacttCGCAGGCTCTGGAAGTTAGTGATCACTTTCCAGTAGCGTTTGAGCTGAAAACTGCTCGGGGTTTCCAACTAAGATCACTTGctgcagagaaaagaaaaacaagaaatctCCACCATTTGTCTTCCTAGGCACACTGGATTTTCTTGCTATCATCCTTTGTGTGTACATTGAAATAATAAACACACATCCCAAACATTCACTGTAAAACAGATAATATTTAAACCTTCGCCTAGTTGCACTCTCTCCTGATGCAATATTTAGTAGAAAAATCCAAAACTTTGTTTATATTTGAAATATCATCTAGGAAAATGAATGAAGTCTGTAGATTATTATAAGCTAACTAAAAATAAATCAGCTAATTTTAACATTGCTGAATTCTTGTCATGCTGAATACAAATGTAGTGAGATATTTTAATGTGAAATGCTTTCACACACTCTACTTCTAGGCCTGTTGGACTGAGAAGTCTGTTTATTCATATTTGGTCTAGATTTCAGACATTCCTGTTTTGTCATACAGGTAAAAAACTTTTAGTGTCACGGGCTCAGAATAGTGCTACCAGGGTAGCACGACTTGCAGTATTCTCTTATTCTGCTCTTTAGGACAGATCAACTAACTTCAACTGAGCTAtggcagtttacaccagctaaggatctgtcccATTATCCCACCTTGTTTCAGAATATAGGTAAAATAGGGCAGAATGAATCAAAGCAGTGAGCATATCCTTCattttccttcccccagcccaaCTTATTTTATTTAGACTGAGAATTTCTATTTGTTCTCCCATCCATGCATGTTGGACATATATATGGAACTCCAGCTTGTGATGGTGCAAGTTATTTGTATGAATCAAAGTGATCCTAGATCCCCAAATTTTTAAGCAAGGGCAATTCTTTATGGGAAAGTTGCTTAGCCCCCTGAAAGATGGGCTCATTCTGGATATGCTAACAGAACTGTACCAGATGACACTATCATTTGTGCTGATTTATTAACAGAAATAACGAACATTATATTTTAGAGCCAGCAGTAAGACTAGGGTTAAAGTGAAATAAACCTGCTCATGACAATACAGTGATAGGAACTAGCACAATTTTGCTAAGTCAATACACACAGTTTTACCAATTGATTTCTACATTCATGGTGTGCTGTGCTAGAGACACAGAATCCATTTTCTCCTGCAGAATGATGGCTTTGATTCCAAAACTGACATCttcttaaaaaaatccatttccctTTCCTGCATGAAAGCAGCCAAGAAGTAACAATGCCCTGTTTGTTCTCACTCCATAGCCATCCAGTCACTCCTCCTGCCATTAACATAGATCCTTCCTCATGTACACCCCACAGGTGTAACTGCCACAGGAGAGGTTTCCTGTGGACTCCCTCAATAGCTCCAGGTTTTGATTTCAAGTACAAACTGATTATTTCAGCACTGATTTCTTGTAGgcttaaacagaaattaattgcATTTTCCCCCAGAGCTTTCACAGCAGCAAACACTGCAGTATCATAGATTTAAAAACTGCAATGGATAATATTATTCAATGCCACAATGATCTTTTTCCTCAAACAATCCGATATAGCTTTATTTAGATACCTGAGCCTGTTGGGTGAAAGACTTGTGAAAGCTGTCAATTTAACTGGGCAGTTTGAGGAATTAATTAAGAACACCACCCTTACTTCCCAAGTCAATGCTCTCAAGTATTTTGTAGATTGGCAGAACgatggggcaggaaggaaggCAAATAAGatactgtttttaaaaggaaaacaaggaTTGACCTATGTGGAAGCTTATTCCATGGGGAGAATGGATCTGAAGACAGAAGCTAAGAGTATAATCGATCAAGTCAATGTGAAAAAACTAAACTTACTGCAGGAATTAGTCCTAACGGGACACAGTTCCATAATCTCCCTGATtatacttagggccctaccaaattcacagcccatgttggtcaatttcacggtcataggaattttaaaattgtaaatttcatgatttcagctatttaaatctgaaatttcagggtgttgtaattgtaggggtcctgactcatAAAAGAGTTGAGGGGGAGGGTGTGTTggggtactgctacccttacttctgcgctgctgctggcaggggtgctgccttcagagctgggcagctggagaggggcagTTGCTGGCCAAgagcccatctctgaaggcagagccgccgccagcagcagcgcagaagtaagggatggcatggtatggtattgccacccttacttctgcgc encodes:
- the DNASE1L3 gene encoding deoxyribonuclease gamma, whose translation is MFCFSLFLLFFFNATLSIKICSFNVRSFGEAKSARPEVLDVIVKVISRCDIMLLMEIKDNSNKICPLLIEKLNGQSQEEYDYVISKRLGRKSYKEQYAFIYRSNVVSVKETYQYPDIQPGDVDAFSREPFVVWFKSPKTVVKEFVIIPQHTTPETAVREIDELYDVYLDVKQRWKSKNFIFLGDFNAGCGYVPKKHWKNIRLRTHSEFVWLIGDKNDTTVRNSTNCAYDRIVIQGEKLIRAVVPNSADIIDFQKAFGMTEEQALEVSDHFPVAFELKTARGFQLRSLAAEKRKTRNLHHLSS